A genomic window from Sphingomonas taxi includes:
- a CDS encoding recombinase family protein, producing the protein MLFSCGLVDGTPSPPCAATLHSRIGTPCRGTGARQTACARSRADSSWHLQPPRWRREVIRVALYARYSTDMQKPETIAVQNGNMRVYVAKAGWQEVGAWADEAISGATLNRPGIQALLAACERREVDVVLADELDRVSRGQSHTAKVYERLQFLGIRLVTVAEGEITRLHVGMKGTMNAEQISATSRKTRDALADRHMKGLNAGGRAYGYDLDFQLDARGDRIPGHLKVNPAEAENIVWICEEYAAGRSAKDLAADLYRRGVPGPRGGKWSASTINGNKKRGTGILNNQAYVGRPEHQRQTFRKDPETGKRHAFATAEGVKKTAEAPHLRILSDELWAKVKARQEQTACPHGPDVTPFWAKQRPKYLLTGKVTCGVCGSNYGKVGKLRSGCHARSNYGEAGCSNNLTIRIGELEEQVLAALKDDMLQPDVIEAFVAEYVAESNRLARERDRDGAAHRQELKGVEAGIQRLTNAILNGVDATLVRDELNRLGRRKATLEDMFGEAPEPSAPALFHPKLAQVYREKVDNLLAGYALEASRAQAQEVIRGLIERIVLTPVGGVLRVEMTGDLAAMLTISQAGGHKNTAGAEASGVRQVKMVAGTGFEPVTFRL; encoded by the coding sequence ATGCTTTTCTCCTGTGGACTGGTGGATGGAACACCGTCCCCTCCCTGCGCGGCCACCCTCCACTCCCGAATCGGCACGCCATGCCGCGGCACTGGCGCTCGCCAGACTGCTTGCGCGCGATCTCGCGCGGACTCATCTTGGCACCTCCAGCCGCCGCGATGGAGACGTGAAGTGATAAGGGTCGCGCTCTACGCCCGCTACTCGACCGACATGCAGAAGCCCGAGACCATTGCGGTGCAGAACGGCAACATGCGGGTCTATGTGGCGAAGGCCGGCTGGCAGGAAGTCGGCGCATGGGCGGACGAGGCGATCTCGGGCGCAACGCTGAACCGCCCCGGCATCCAGGCACTGCTCGCGGCCTGCGAGCGCCGCGAGGTCGATGTCGTGCTGGCCGACGAACTCGACCGTGTGTCGCGCGGCCAATCGCACACTGCCAAGGTCTACGAGCGGCTGCAGTTCCTCGGTATCCGGCTGGTGACGGTGGCCGAAGGCGAGATCACGCGGCTGCACGTCGGCATGAAGGGCACGATGAATGCCGAACAGATCTCGGCGACGTCCCGCAAGACCCGAGATGCGCTCGCCGACCGGCACATGAAGGGCCTGAATGCCGGTGGCCGCGCCTATGGCTACGATCTCGACTTCCAGCTCGACGCGCGTGGCGACCGCATCCCCGGCCACCTGAAGGTGAACCCGGCCGAGGCGGAAAACATCGTGTGGATCTGCGAAGAATATGCCGCCGGGCGCTCGGCCAAGGACCTCGCCGCCGACCTCTACCGCCGCGGCGTGCCCGGTCCGCGCGGCGGCAAATGGTCGGCCTCGACCATCAACGGCAACAAGAAGCGGGGGACCGGCATCCTCAACAACCAGGCCTATGTCGGTCGCCCCGAGCATCAGCGCCAGACGTTCCGCAAGGACCCGGAAACCGGCAAGCGCCACGCCTTCGCAACTGCCGAGGGCGTGAAGAAGACTGCCGAGGCGCCGCATCTGCGCATCCTCAGCGACGAGCTGTGGGCAAAAGTGAAGGCACGTCAGGAACAGACCGCCTGCCCGCACGGCCCCGACGTGACGCCGTTCTGGGCGAAGCAGCGCCCGAAATACCTGCTGACCGGCAAGGTCACATGCGGCGTATGCGGCTCGAACTATGGCAAGGTCGGAAAGCTGCGCTCGGGCTGCCATGCGCGCAGCAACTATGGCGAGGCCGGCTGCAGCAACAACCTCACCATCCGGATCGGCGAGCTTGAGGAGCAGGTGCTCGCGGCGCTGAAGGACGATATGCTCCAGCCCGACGTCATCGAGGCGTTCGTCGCTGAGTATGTGGCCGAGAGTAACCGGCTGGCCCGCGAGCGCGACCGTGACGGTGCAGCGCACCGCCAGGAACTGAAGGGGGTCGAGGCCGGGATCCAGCGGCTGACCAACGCGATCCTGAATGGTGTGGACGCGACGCTGGTGCGTGACGAGCTCAACCGGCTCGGCCGCCGCAAGGCTACGCTCGAGGATATGTTCGGCGAAGCGCCCGAGCCATCCGCCCCTGCCCTGTTCCATCCGAAGCTGGCGCAGGTCTATCGCGAAAAGGTCGACAACCTGCTCGCAGGCTATGCTCTCGAAGCCAGCCGAGCGCAGGCACAGGAGGTCATCCGCGGACTCATCGAGCGCATCGTGCTGACGCCGGTGGGTGGCGTGTTGCGCGTGGAGATGACCGGCGACCTGGCTGCGATGCTGACGATCAGCCAGGCGGGCGGACATAAAAATACAGCGGGAGCGGAAGCTTCCGGAGTACGACAAGTTAAAATGGTTGCGGGGACAGGATTTGAACCTGTGACCTTCAGGTTATGA
- a CDS encoding ATP-binding protein — protein sequence MDNNEHISVAVQDDFVARQTRAKPIPALAELIWNGLDGDASTINVEFAHDDLARGMSRIVIYDNGEGFPREEAKQLFGNLGGSWKRLTRRTRKAGRMVHGQEGRGRYKAFALGQAVTWKVCYKAQDGNRAFEIRLLDADLTDVSISPEVPAPERQTGVIITIGDVRRDFKAFESAEGLQELAEIFALYLINYRSVAIRIGGERLDPEAAIASQHKRTLGPITAEDGTEYPVELHVIEWRSDTKRTLYLCSAEGFPLDQVETRFHVPGFYFSAYLKSPYVERLHNEERIALAEMDPALNGAVDQARFAIKAYFRERAAERAQNVVDEWKAADVYPYRGEPQSTVEKAERQMFDIVAVHVQEIAPDIGLVSDKSKALHLRMLRSAIERGPAELQMILKEVLDLPARQQKELAALLQETTLSAIITAAKTVADRLKFIAALENIVFDPETKGRIKERTQLHRILAENTWVFGEEYNLWVSDQDLKRVLERHKQHLDPAISIDDPVKVIGKKRGIIDLMFSRVTRRHRANDMEHMVVELKAPSVKIGADAITQAKKYAIAVLADERFHSVKGIRWHFWLVSNDYDAYARNEIDTGPDPERRLIMRGGNVTVGIKTWGELIEENRARLQFFQEHLQHTADESQSIKYLQEKHAKFLEGVLVVDDDGDPVA from the coding sequence TTGGACAATAACGAACATATTTCGGTCGCCGTACAGGACGACTTCGTAGCGCGGCAGACCCGCGCGAAGCCGATACCGGCGCTCGCCGAGCTGATCTGGAACGGGCTCGACGGCGATGCGAGCACGATCAATGTCGAGTTCGCGCACGACGATCTGGCCCGCGGTATGTCGCGGATCGTGATCTACGACAATGGCGAGGGATTCCCCCGCGAGGAAGCCAAGCAGCTATTCGGCAATCTCGGCGGATCGTGGAAGCGGCTGACCCGCCGCACGCGCAAGGCCGGGCGGATGGTCCACGGCCAGGAAGGGCGCGGCCGCTACAAGGCCTTCGCGCTCGGCCAGGCGGTGACGTGGAAGGTCTGCTATAAGGCACAAGACGGCAACAGGGCGTTCGAGATCCGCCTGCTCGACGCCGATCTGACCGATGTCTCGATCAGTCCCGAAGTTCCCGCGCCGGAGCGGCAGACCGGAGTGATCATCACGATCGGCGACGTCCGCCGCGACTTCAAGGCGTTCGAAAGCGCCGAAGGACTGCAGGAGCTCGCCGAGATCTTCGCGCTCTATCTGATAAACTATCGCAGCGTGGCGATCCGGATCGGCGGCGAACGGCTCGATCCCGAGGCCGCGATCGCCAGCCAGCACAAACGCACTCTCGGCCCGATCACGGCCGAGGACGGCACCGAATATCCGGTCGAGCTCCACGTCATCGAATGGCGCAGCGACACCAAGCGCACCCTCTATTTATGCTCGGCGGAAGGCTTCCCGCTCGACCAAGTCGAGACCCGCTTCCACGTGCCGGGCTTCTATTTCTCGGCCTACCTCAAATCGCCTTATGTCGAGCGGCTCCACAACGAAGAGCGGATCGCGCTCGCCGAGATGGACCCTGCGCTTAACGGCGCGGTCGACCAAGCGCGGTTCGCCATCAAGGCATATTTCCGCGAGCGGGCCGCCGAACGCGCGCAGAATGTCGTCGATGAATGGAAGGCGGCCGACGTCTATCCCTATCGCGGCGAGCCGCAATCGACGGTCGAGAAGGCCGAGCGCCAGATGTTCGACATCGTCGCGGTCCATGTCCAGGAGATTGCCCCCGACATCGGACTGGTCTCGGACAAGTCGAAGGCGCTGCACCTGCGGATGCTGCGAAGCGCGATCGAGCGCGGCCCGGCAGAGCTGCAGATGATACTGAAGGAAGTGCTCGACTTGCCCGCGCGCCAGCAAAAGGAGCTGGCGGCCTTGCTGCAGGAAACGACGCTGTCGGCGATCATCACCGCCGCAAAGACGGTTGCCGACCGGCTGAAGTTCATCGCCGCCCTCGAGAATATCGTGTTCGACCCCGAGACCAAGGGACGGATCAAAGAGCGAACCCAGCTGCACCGTATCCTCGCCGAGAACACCTGGGTGTTCGGCGAGGAATATAATCTCTGGGTCAGCGACCAGGACCTCAAGCGGGTGCTCGAGCGTCATAAGCAGCATCTCGACCCGGCGATCTCGATCGACGATCCGGTCAAGGTGATCGGCAAGAAGCGCGGCATCATCGACCTGATGTTCTCGCGCGTGACGCGGCGCCACCGCGCCAACGACATGGAGCATATGGTCGTCGAGCTGAAGGCACCGAGCGTCAAGATCGGCGCGGACGCGATCACCCAAGCGAAGAAATACGCTATCGCGGTGCTCGCCGACGAGAGGTTCCACAGCGTAAAGGGGATACGCTGGCACTTCTGGCTCGTCTCGAACGACTATGATGCCTATGCGCGTAACGAGATCGACACCGGCCCCGACCCCGAACGGCGGCTGATCATGCGAGGCGGCAATGTGACCGTCGGCATCAAGACCTGGGGCGAGCTGATCGAGGAAAATCGCGCGCGGCTGCAATTCTTCCAGGAGCATCTCCAGCACACTGCCGACGAAAGTCAATCGATCAAATACCTCCAAGAAAAGCACGCGAAGTTCCTCGAAGGCGTGCTGGTCGTGGACGACGATGGCGATCCCGTCGCATGA
- a CDS encoding RusA family crossover junction endodeoxyribonuclease — MTEVAETVGTTCATMFPLEFHLTAVPLSLQASGASKERWKGMVAQAARQRAEETVEFIWLDDTPVAVTIFYFPTAPMAGDIDNIVKPILDALNGQAYTDDRLVECVVSQKFEPEAAWSFGSPSAPLTAALDAISAADEPQPVVYIRIDDDLSWRTQA, encoded by the coding sequence ATGACCGAAGTCGCGGAAACCGTCGGAACGACATGTGCGACCATGTTCCCGCTCGAATTCCACCTGACGGCTGTGCCGCTCTCCCTTCAGGCGAGCGGCGCTTCGAAGGAACGGTGGAAAGGCATGGTCGCCCAAGCCGCCCGACAACGGGCCGAGGAAACCGTTGAGTTCATCTGGCTCGACGACACTCCAGTGGCGGTCACGATTTTCTACTTCCCCACCGCGCCCATGGCCGGCGACATCGACAACATCGTGAAGCCCATTCTAGATGCGCTGAACGGCCAAGCGTATACGGACGACAGGCTGGTCGAGTGCGTGGTCTCGCAGAAGTTCGAACCAGAAGCCGCATGGTCGTTCGGCTCGCCCTCAGCTCCGCTGACGGCGGCGCTCGACGCCATCTCGGCCGCCGATGAGCCGCAACCTGTCGTATACATCCGGATCGACGACGATCTGAGCTGGAGAACACAAGCATGA
- a CDS encoding MFS transporter, with product MANGRRSRGNSVVGERWPLFWTGCAAISVGVALHLPMLAMAHTMGNHLSGMPMDGWMYMGMALIGIGVPAAIFGALPKKRPDHRPGAGAAFEAPDDTPLTRSHAAVLLVLTLGLIIDTMKPATLGFVLPGMRGEYGLAKSTVALLPFVALTGTTVGSFLWGWLADIYGRRVSILLSTILFVSTSICGAMPSYSWNLVMCFLMGCSAGGMLPVVYTLLAEIMPPRHRSWVLVLVGGTGLVGGYLAASGAAHLFEPLFGWRSLWLQGFPTGLLLLAMARWIPESPRFLMERGMNAELADMALKFGIVRRAPQAAPADAGSAAAHHRELTIALVITALSWSFVNFGLLLWLPSDLQDRGFSAEIASGIIASSALVALPTIMIAAFLYSRWSSKRTLIGTVLLTLAGLAGALLPAPTLAWPPLLIAVIALLVVGANGLIAVLLPYAAENYALRVRGRATGLIAGSSKFGGVAVQLGAFAGLIPTMGGAAVALIIPMTLSAVLIGRSGRETRGRSLRELEAEA from the coding sequence ATGGCGAACGGCAGAAGAAGCCGCGGAAACTCGGTTGTCGGAGAGCGCTGGCCGCTCTTCTGGACAGGCTGTGCGGCAATCAGCGTTGGGGTTGCCCTTCACTTACCGATGCTCGCGATGGCCCATACGATGGGCAATCACCTGTCGGGTATGCCTATGGACGGATGGATGTACATGGGCATGGCGCTGATCGGCATCGGCGTGCCGGCTGCTATATTTGGCGCTTTACCCAAGAAACGGCCTGATCACAGGCCAGGCGCTGGCGCCGCATTTGAAGCGCCCGATGATACCCCTCTGACGCGCTCGCATGCGGCCGTTCTGCTGGTGCTTACCCTCGGCCTGATTATCGACACGATGAAGCCAGCAACGCTCGGCTTTGTGCTTCCGGGTATGCGTGGGGAGTACGGTCTTGCAAAGTCTACCGTTGCTCTGCTGCCGTTCGTTGCCCTAACCGGAACCACGGTCGGCTCGTTCCTGTGGGGGTGGCTTGCAGACATTTACGGTCGGCGCGTGTCGATCCTGTTGTCCACGATCCTGTTCGTCTCGACCTCCATCTGCGGAGCTATGCCTTCCTACAGCTGGAACCTAGTTATGTGCTTTCTGATGGGGTGCTCGGCTGGCGGCATGCTGCCTGTCGTCTACACGCTGTTGGCTGAGATCATGCCTCCGCGGCACAGAAGTTGGGTCCTTGTGCTGGTTGGCGGTACGGGACTGGTCGGCGGCTACCTGGCAGCTAGCGGTGCCGCGCATCTGTTCGAGCCTCTGTTCGGCTGGCGTAGCTTGTGGCTGCAGGGCTTTCCCACCGGTTTGTTGCTGCTTGCGATGGCAAGGTGGATTCCGGAATCCCCGCGCTTTCTGATGGAACGTGGCATGAACGCGGAGCTGGCTGACATGGCTCTCAAGTTCGGCATCGTCAGGCGTGCTCCACAAGCAGCGCCAGCGGACGCTGGCAGCGCAGCGGCTCACCACCGCGAGTTGACCATCGCCCTGGTGATCACGGCCCTGTCTTGGAGCTTCGTCAACTTCGGCTTGCTGCTATGGCTGCCTTCCGATCTCCAGGATCGAGGCTTTAGTGCTGAGATTGCGAGCGGCATCATCGCCAGCTCAGCACTCGTTGCCCTGCCCACGATCATGATCGCCGCCTTCCTTTACAGCCGGTGGAGCAGCAAGCGCACCCTGATCGGCACTGTGCTTCTCACACTTGCCGGGCTTGCTGGAGCCCTACTGCCGGCGCCTACGCTGGCTTGGCCACCACTGCTGATCGCTGTGATCGCGCTGCTGGTGGTTGGCGCAAACGGATTGATCGCCGTGCTACTTCCCTATGCAGCCGAAAACTACGCGTTACGCGTCCGTGGACGTGCCACCGGGCTGATCGCGGGCAGTAGCAAATTTGGTGGCGTTGCTGTCCAGCTAGGAGCCTTCGCTGGGCTGATCCCGACGATGGGGGGCGCGGCAGTTGCGCTGATCATACCAATGACGCTGTCAGCGGTACTGATCGGACGCTCAGGTAGAGAGACGCGCGGCCGCAGCTTACGTGAGCTAGAAGCGGAGGCTTAG
- a CDS encoding NACHT domain-containing protein gives MSIEALVQICKWIAAVGGAAFLLVRMGYWLSDRRHITAAVKLKSQRNQSVFTPSYTDAEIAAAFRTYVQPDCGQADPSHETDNRHVADIREPVFSSLDRFVDHALRRRHFLVLADSGMGKTTLCLNYFRHAGKRKTGPVALVSLSRPGADAKIGAIANKRDTLLIVDALDEDPAAQNGVEARLSELLSLAADYVAVIITCRSQFFRDASAIPKDTGVSVIGPRMAGAGSTYTLWHLYLMPFTTAQISTYISKQFPLWNPKSLPRRHAAERLVARVPELSGRPMLLELVPDLIREGAVAQEVFDLYEYMVQKWVAREERWIDGALLIAVSKRIAVEIHARASSGRGDRLSRNEVDEIAKSISGHQADWDHLSTRSLLNRDNDGLLKFAHRSIMEYFFVLAAIDADDRCFGLAWTDVMRDLFVSWGYTASGVASLKRAKEILTSDLSATKLVPLSDPPTEPNVIVEGEILLAAARRSKTDGVRRLVHSSWRADSVRIEEAEMGIGIVDLACDLEWLVPSLSHDIVLLPLAQQLRIAPGPGQFRSPSFDELVSLCEALTSSGRIDLLVPNRLYLLGDILGPDRHLVVEAYEEGPKFGMLRAIGDGRRVAGTDYKLAVYEVSRFLDPTQLQQLRVASLFVRRTPKRVTGAAWPTLL, from the coding sequence ATGTCGATCGAAGCCCTTGTCCAGATTTGCAAGTGGATTGCGGCCGTAGGGGGCGCCGCCTTTCTCCTGGTCCGGATGGGATACTGGCTTTCGGACAGGCGCCACATCACGGCCGCGGTGAAGCTGAAAAGCCAGCGGAACCAGTCCGTTTTCACGCCAAGCTACACCGATGCGGAGATTGCGGCCGCCTTTAGGACGTATGTCCAACCCGATTGCGGACAGGCTGATCCGTCGCACGAGACCGATAACCGGCACGTCGCCGACATTCGCGAGCCGGTGTTCTCGTCTCTTGACCGCTTCGTCGATCACGCTCTGCGTCGACGGCATTTTCTGGTGCTCGCGGACTCCGGCATGGGCAAGACGACGCTCTGCCTCAATTACTTCCGGCACGCCGGTAAACGGAAGACGGGCCCGGTGGCTCTGGTCAGCCTGTCCCGACCAGGTGCCGACGCGAAGATTGGGGCGATCGCGAACAAGCGCGACACGCTGCTCATCGTTGACGCGCTCGATGAGGATCCGGCGGCGCAGAACGGCGTGGAAGCGCGCTTGTCGGAGCTACTTAGCCTCGCGGCCGACTACGTCGCCGTCATCATCACCTGCCGGTCGCAATTCTTTAGGGATGCCAGCGCGATCCCGAAGGATACGGGCGTTTCGGTGATCGGGCCCAGGATGGCCGGTGCCGGCTCCACTTACACGCTGTGGCACCTCTACCTGATGCCGTTCACCACGGCGCAAATATCGACCTACATCAGCAAGCAATTTCCGTTATGGAACCCGAAGAGCCTACCGCGCCGTCACGCCGCGGAGCGCCTCGTCGCCCGGGTGCCGGAGCTTAGCGGGCGGCCAATGCTGCTGGAGCTTGTTCCGGATCTGATCCGTGAAGGCGCCGTGGCTCAGGAGGTGTTCGACCTCTATGAGTACATGGTCCAGAAGTGGGTGGCGCGCGAGGAGCGCTGGATCGACGGCGCGCTGCTGATCGCGGTGTCCAAACGGATCGCGGTCGAGATCCACGCGAGGGCGTCGTCCGGACGGGGCGACCGACTGAGCCGAAACGAGGTGGACGAGATAGCCAAGAGCATCAGCGGGCATCAGGCCGACTGGGACCATCTGTCGACCAGATCCCTGCTCAATCGCGACAACGACGGGCTGCTGAAGTTCGCTCATCGATCGATCATGGAGTACTTCTTCGTTCTTGCGGCGATCGACGCCGACGACCGGTGCTTCGGGCTTGCCTGGACTGACGTGATGCGCGACCTCTTTGTGAGCTGGGGCTACACGGCGTCCGGCGTCGCGTCACTGAAGCGCGCGAAGGAGATATTGACGAGCGATCTCTCCGCCACGAAGCTCGTCCCGCTTTCCGATCCCCCGACCGAGCCGAACGTCATTGTGGAAGGCGAAATCCTGCTTGCTGCAGCTCGGCGCAGCAAGACCGATGGGGTGAGAAGGCTCGTGCACAGCAGCTGGCGAGCCGACAGCGTTCGGATTGAGGAGGCGGAGATGGGAATCGGCATCGTCGATCTCGCCTGCGATCTGGAATGGCTCGTCCCGAGCCTGTCGCACGACATCGTGCTGCTGCCTCTGGCCCAGCAGCTGCGCATCGCTCCCGGCCCTGGCCAGTTCCGATCACCCAGCTTCGATGAGCTCGTCAGCCTTTGCGAGGCGCTAACGTCTTCAGGGCGAATTGATCTGCTCGTGCCGAACCGCCTTTATCTCCTCGGCGACATCCTCGGGCCGGATCGACACTTGGTGGTGGAGGCCTACGAGGAAGGACCGAAGTTCGGCATGTTGAGGGCTATTGGAGATGGCCGGCGCGTTGCGGGAACTGACTACAAACTGGCGGTATACGAGGTGAGCCGCTTCCTCGACCCTACGCAATTGCAGCAGCTTCGCGTCGCGAGCCTCTTCGTCAGGCGAACGCCAAAAAGAGTTACAGGCGCCGCATGGCCGACGCTGTTATGA